Genomic segment of Truepera radiovictrix DSM 17093:
AGTTCGTCAGACCGTCGCGGAAGCCGTTGTCGCGCGCGGTCAACGAACCCACGCCGGGGAGCGCCGTGAGGATGGCGATCTCCCCTTCGGGCGCGCCGTGCAGCGCCTCGACGGCCTCGGCCAAGGCTTCGGCGGCGAGCTGACCGGCAGCGAAGTTGTCAGTGGTCAGAAACGAGGTGTAGGCGTCCGTGTCGGCGGCCGAGTCGATCTTGATGATCGGCACGCGCTCGGCGGCCCGCTCGATGGGGGCGCCCAGGGGTTCGAAGGCGGTCGGCGCGATGACGATCGCGTCCGGCCCTTGGGTCACGGCGTTCTCCAAAATGGCGATCTGCCCCGCGATATCGGACTCCTCGGCGGCGCCCAAGGTCGTGAGGTTGACGCCCAGCTCCTCGGCGGCGGCCTCGGCGCCCGCGAAGACCGTCTGCCAGAAAGGCGAGGTCGTCGCCTTGACGATCACGGCGATGTCGAGCGGTTCTTGCGCCAGAGCGCCCCCAGCTAGGAGCAAAACGCACACTGCTTGGATGATCCTCTTCACCGGTCTCCCCTTTCGCGGCCGTACCCGTTCGCGCGGCCTCTAAGCGCACGGCAACGCCGTCACGCACCAACCAGTCACGCACCAACCACGCCTCACTTCCCACGCCCCACTTCGCAACGGACGACATCAAGGCTCAGGCACGGTCTTCCACCCCTCACGCCTACCGTCTACACCCACGCGTACCGCTTCGGCAGCGGGCCCTTGCACGGAGTTTGTGTAGGGGCATCATAGAGCGATGGCAACATCTCGTCAAGTCATCTCTGCGCGAAACGGTGCGTTTTTGTCGCTCCGTGTTAGGCGTGGTCAGCCGGGCGGGTCTTTGGGCGACACCTCATCGGGGGAGCGCTCGAGCGCCCCCGCCGGCACCGGCACCTCCCCCTCGAGCAGCGGGTCGTCGGTGTCGCGCATCCAGCGCTCGAGGCGCTCGCGCAGCGCCTCGAGCACCCCGGGCGGCGCGCTGCTCGCGAGGTTGTGCGTCTCGCAGGGGTCGTAGAGGCGGTCGAAGAGCTCCTCGGAGGGCACCGCGCGCTCGCGCCAGCCGCGCGCCAGCAGGAGGCTCTTGGTGCGCGAATCGTCGCAGTTGACGAGCACCGGTCGCGCGCGCCCCCCGAAGCGCCGGATATAGGTGTAGCGCTCCGTGCGGACGCAGCGCTGCGGCTCGTAGGCGACGTGGTGGGTGGACTCGGTGAAGAGGGCGTCGCGCAGCGAGGCGACCTCGCCCCGCACCAAAGGCAGCAGCGAACGGCCCTGCAACCACGGGGGCGGCGGCAAGCGCAACAGCTCGCACAGCGTCGGGAAGACGTCGAGGTGCGAGACGAGGCCGTCGACGACCCGCCCGCCCGTGAACCCGCCGGGCCCGCGCATCAGGAGCATCACCCCGGTGCCGTGCAGCGTCAGCTGCCCTTTCATACCGGGAAAGGGGGGGCCGTGGTCGGTCGTGCAGAGGACCAGGGTGTTTTCGGCCAGAGCGCCGCGCTCTAGCGCCGCCAAAAGCGCGCCGATCCCCTCATCGAGCGCCCGCACCGAGCGCGCGAAGTCGGCGAGGTCTTGGCGCACCGGCGGCGCGTCGGGGAGCGGTGCGGGGGGGCGGACGTAGCGCGGGTCGCCAGTACCGTGTCCAAAACCCCCTTCCGGCATGAAGTGGGTCTCGACAAAGCCGACCGAGAGGAAAAAGGGGCGCTTGGGCGGGTGCCGCAAATACCTCAGGGCGGCGGGCAGGATGTCCTCGGCAAGCAGGCCGCGGCTCGGCAGCTGGCGGTGGTAGCCGATCCGCCGCGCCCCGCCCGGGTCGGGGGCGAGGTGCTGCACCCCCGCTAGCGCCGAGGTGTAGCCCGCGGCGTGCAGGGTGTGGATGAGGTGCGTGCGGTAGTCGCGCAGCCGCCAACCGCGGTGGGCGAGCCCCATCATGCCGGCGTTGTGCGGCGTCATACCGGTCAGGAGCCCCGCGCGCGACGGCGAGCAGGTCGGCGCGGCGGCGTGCGCGTCGCGAAACATCACCCCCTGTTCGGCGAGGCGCTGCAGGTTGGGGGTCGCGATGGGCGCGCCGTAAGGCTGCACGTACCGGCCGGTATCGTGCGAGTGGAGGTAGAGGATGTTGGGCAGCACCGGCGCCTCCTCGTTCGGTCGGGTCTCAGCGTACCGCGCTCGGCTCGAGCGGGCTACTCGGCCGCTCCGGCCGCGAGGTAGCGCTCATACGCCGCCGTGTAGAGCGCCAAGACCCGCTCCAAGCCGATGCGCCTAAGCGTCTCTAGGTACGCCTCCCACGTGTCTAAGGGCCTTTGGCCGGTGATAAAGCCCGCCTCGGCGCTCTGGGTAAAGCGCTCGAGCTCGAGTAGCAGCGCCGAGAGCTCGCGCTGCTCGTCGGGGGTGAAGTATAGCGGGGGGAGCGTGGGCGCCGCGTAGGGCTCTAGAAGCGCCGTCTGCTCCGCGATGTAGAAGTTCAGCGGGTTCGTCTGCGCGAGGTCGATCTGCGCGAGCGCAAAGACCGGCTCGCGGTTGTGCGGCAGCTGCGACCCCGCGTCCGGGGTGAGCGTCGCGGCGCGGTAGAGCTCCGGGTTCTCCCCCTCGGGGTAGAGGCGCGCGATCCCCCCCGACGGGGTGTAGACCCAATCCTCGCCGTAGACGCCGTGCACGAGCAGCAGCGCCCCCTCGAGATCGTAAAATCGGTCGACCCAGCGCATCGTCGCCGCCGGGTCGGGGTTCGTGTGCGAGATCGCGAAGGTGCCGCGCACATACGCCGAGGTGCGCGGCCACATGGGGGTGGCGTTCACGGCAGAGGTGAGCGGGAGGAGCTGGCGGAAGGTCTCGTTGCGCTCCGGCCCGACGACCAGAAAGGGGCCCGCGGCGGTAAAGGCGCCGAGGCGGTCGGCGGCGCCCTTGGCGGCGAGCGCGGTGAGGTCCTGCGTAAAGGCGTCCGGGTCGAGGAGACCGTCACGGTAGAGGCGGTGCACAAAAGCCAGGTACTCGTAAAACGCGGGCTCGGCGGGGACGAAGCGCACGCGGCCGTCGGCGACGTCAAATAGCGCCCTGCCGTAGCCGACCGAAAACCCGAACGCCGCCAAGAGCCCCGGGCGCAGGTCATCGAGCGGCCACCCCTCGAGGCTCGTCGAGCTGATGGGGATCTCGTCGGCCTCGCCGTTGCCGTTGGGGTCGCCCGTCTGGAAAGCGCGGAGCACCTCGTAGAGCTCGTCGGTGGTGCGCGGCATGGCGAGCCCGAGCGCGTCTAACCACGCCGCGTTGATCCAGAGCTTCGGGTACACCCCGAACCCGGCCGTCACAGCCGGTAGGGCGTAGATGTGCCCGTCCGGCGTGGTGATGGCGCGGCGCAGGTCGGGGCGCTCTGCGAGCAGCTGCGCGAGGTTGGGCGCGTGCTCCGCGATCAGCGCCTCCAGCGGGAGCAGAAGCCCCTGCGAACCGTAGGTCACCTCGTCGGCGGGGCTCAGGCGACCGCCGAAAAAGACGTCGGGCAGACTGCCGCTCGCGAAGGCGAGGTTTTTGCGCTCCTCGTAGGCGTCGTCGATGGGGGTGTCGAAGACGAGCCGGATGCCCGTCTGCGCCTCGAGCACCCGGAAGAGCTTGAGCTCCTCCCACGGGCTCTGCAGCGGTGACCTCGAGCCCATCACCGATAGGGTCAAAGGCTCCGCTACCACCCACGTCGCCCTAGGCGCCGCGGCCACCCCCACCGCCAACGCGCTCCACGCCGCCACAGCCCCAGCGAGACACCGCCACGCGCCCCCACCTGCACGCCGACACGGACCCCGACACCAGGCGTTCATGGAGCTATCTTACGTGGCGCTCCCCCCCCAAAAGGAGCCTCGCTCACGCTGCGTCTTCAGCAGTTCTTCATGTCCTGGCGCGTGGCCCGCAAAACGCGCCGCTAGCCGTCTTTCAGTGAACCGACCAGCGTCCCCTGGACGAAAAAGCGCTGCACGAAGGGGAAGGTCGCGAGCATCGGGGCGGAGGCGACGACGATCGCCGCGTACCTGATGATCTCAGCGGCGCGCGCCCGTTCGGCGAGCGCCGCCGCCGCGCTCGGGTCCGCCATCGCCGCCGCCCCCCCCTGCTGCACCAACAGCTCGCGCAGCACGAGCTGCAAGGGGTAGAGGTCGCGCTCGGAGAGGTAGAGGAGCGCGTCGAAGTAGCTGTTCCAGTGCCCGACGGCGTAGAAAAGGGCGAGCACGGCCACGAGCGGTTTGGAAAGGGGCAGCACGACGGTGAGGAAAAAGCGCCACGGCGAGGCGCCGTCGAGCTCGGCCGCTCCCTGCAGGTCGCGGGAGATGGTGGTGCGAAAAAAGGTGGTCGCGACCAAGATGTGCCACGCCGAAGCCGCTCTAGGCAGCAGCAGCGCCCACACCGTGTTGAGTAGCCCCAGGTCGCGCACCAACAAGTATGTCGGCACCATCCCGCCGTGAAAGAGCAAGGTGGTAAGGAGAAGGGCGAAGACGAAGCGCCGCCCCGGCAGCTCGGGCCGCGAGAGCGCGTACGCGCAGGGCAGGGTGATGAGGAGATTAAGGAGCGTTCCGGCAAACGTGTAAAAGAGCGTGTTGCGGTAGCCGATCATCAGGCCGCGGTGCCCCAGAACCTCCCGAAACCCCTCCAGGGTAAACCCCACCGGCCACAGCCACATCTCCCCCGACGCCACCGCCACCGGGTCGCTCACCGAGGCGCTGAGGAGGTACACAAGCGGGTAGAGCGCGCTCAGCACGAGCGCCCCGACCAAGGCACGGTTGCCCCACGCGAACATCCGGTCGGCAAAAGAGGCGTTCGCGCCTACCACAACCCCACCCCCGCGACGCGGCGCGCGAGCCCGTTAAAGCCGAGCAGCAGCGCGAGGTTGACGACCGCGTTAAAGAGCCCGACCGCCGTGCCGAAGCCGATCTGCGCGCCCAACAGCCCCGCTTTGTAGACGTAGGTCTGCAGCACCTCGGAGACCTCGAGGTTGAGCGGGTTTTGCATCAGGTAGACTTTCTCAAAGCCCACACTCATCGTGCCCCCCAGCTGCAACAGCAGAAGCAGCACGAGCGTCGGCACGAGGCTCGGCAGGTTGATGTGCCAGACGCGCTGAAGCCGCGACGCGCCGTCGATCACCGCCGCCTCGTGCAGCTGCGGGTCGACCGACGCGAGGGCGGCTAGGTAGATGATGGCCCCCCACCCGAGCCCTTGCCACTCCCCCGAGAGCACCCACACCGTGCGGAACCAACCGGGATCGGTCATAAAGGCGACGGGGGCCCCCCCGAGGAGGCGCAAGAGGTGGTTGACCACCCCGGTCGTCGGGTGCAGAAAGCTTGAAAGCATGCCGACGAGCACCACCACCGAGATAAAGTGCGGGGCGAGCAGCACTGTCTGCGCGGCGCGCTTTAAAGCGCCGCTACGCACCTCGTGAAGCGCCAGGGCCGCGATCACCGGAAGCGGAAAGAAGAGGAGTTGGTAGAGGCTCAAAAGCGCGGTGTTGCGCACGAGCGCCGGGAAGCTGTAGCTATTAAAGAGGCGCTCGAAGTGCGCCAGCCCGACCCAGGGGCTCCCCCAGATGCCCTCTGTAACACGGTAGTCCTTGAACGCGAGCTGCAACCCGTACAGCGGGTAGAGGTGAAACACCGCGAAGTAGAGAAGTGCGGGCAGCAAGAAGAGGAGGAGCTGGCCGTGGCGGCGCACCCGGCGCAGCGCCTGCGCGCCCCGCCACCGCCGCTGCGCGGGATACCCTAGCGCGCGGTTCATAGAGCACCCTTAAAGTCGGGTAGAGCAGCGTCGGGCATCGCAACATTGTACCGCCGCCGCGCGGCAACCCCCTTGTGCTCAGCGCGCTCGAGCACATATGCTCGAGCCCACAACTGCTCCGACACACCACACGCAGCCTTGGAGGTCATGATGGCTTCAGCCGTACTCCCCGAAGACCCCCTCACCCCCGACCCGGACCCCACGTGGGACGACCCCAACGACGACACGATCGATGACCCGGATCCTTTAGACCCACCTATCGAGGAGCCTGACCCCGCAGACCCGCCGGTCGAGGAGCCACCCCCCGGTTGGGGCGCTTAAGATGCGGCGGTCAGGTCTCCACTTCGGCGCCATGAGGTTGGCGTCTCCCACAGCGCCTTAGGTCAGCACGTAACAAGCGAGTTGCCGCGCAGGGACTCATATGGGTCGGTGCGCTCGTTGGGGCGCCGCGGCGCAGCGCGCCCATTGGCGGCCCGCAGCAGCGGTTTGGTCTCGGCGTTCATGCTCGCATAGTGTGCCCGCGCGCGGTGGGCAAAAGAAAAGCCCGGCCCGCGCCGGGCTCATGGGGGTTAGGCGGCCTGTGTTGGTCGCGGCGCTAAATGGCGCAGCCCCCACAGCATCACGTCGGCCGGGTGGGCGCCTCTTAGTCCTGCCTCGGGGCAATCCACGGCGGGTAACTCGAGTGCCCGCAAAAAGGCGTAGTCCTCGAGGAAGCGTGTGGGCTGATCGTGCCAGAGGCCGACAAACGCCTCGCTCTCGTCGTCGCGGTAGACCTCAAGGGCGCCGCTGGGCGCGTAGCTACTGGTCTCGTCAGCAAAGGTGGGGCGAGGATCGTCAGCGTCGCGCGTCCACAGCGTCAACAGACCGCCGTCGTGCACATCTGCGAACTTGACATGAGCTGTCAGGGCCATAAAATCCTTCTGTCGCTCATTATAGCGCGTTTTAGGTGCAGCGACTTGACAAAGCTATACTCGCGCGCGTCGGTCGCAAAAAATACCACGACCTTAACGAACCGCACCCGCTTAGAGGGGCCGATGAGGTCGCCCAAGGAGGCTGTGGTGCGAAAAAAGCGCACGGCGCGCGCTTGATCGTTTTCCTGCAGCACCGTGACGTGCGGGTCAAGGTCCTCGAGGGTGGTGCGCAAGATGGCGCGCGGATCGCGCAGCACGGCGTGCTTCTGCAGATCGTCATGGTAGCTGTCTATCTCGTACCAGACGCTGCGGTAGGGGCAGCGGCGCAGGCGCTGCAGCCATTCAGGCACCTCAGCCACCTTGAGGAGATCGCACTCACGCCCGCTGGCCTCCCGGAAGCGCACCGCTGCACCCACCGGGGCGTCATCGGGGAGTTCGTTCACGCCGTTCACCCTAACCCAATAGCTCTGCACCACGCGGTCCACGCGCACGCGCTTGATCTTGCGGTAGCTTGCCTTAGCAAACACTGCCGAGGCGCGCAGCGCGAGCCTAGGCATCCTGCAGCCCCTGCGCGCG
This window contains:
- a CDS encoding ABC transporter permease, yielding MNRALGYPAQRRWRGAQALRRVRRHGQLLLFLLPALLYFAVFHLYPLYGLQLAFKDYRVTEGIWGSPWVGLAHFERLFNSYSFPALVRNTALLSLYQLLFFPLPVIAALALHEVRSGALKRAAQTVLLAPHFISVVVLVGMLSSFLHPTTGVVNHLLRLLGGAPVAFMTDPGWFRTVWVLSGEWQGLGWGAIIYLAALASVDPQLHEAAVIDGASRLQRVWHINLPSLVPTLVLLLLLQLGGTMSVGFEKVYLMQNPLNLEVSEVLQTYVYKAGLLGAQIGFGTAVGLFNAVVNLALLLGFNGLARRVAGVGLW
- a CDS encoding ABC transporter substrate-binding protein codes for the protein MKRIIQAVCVLLLAGGALAQEPLDIAVIVKATTSPFWQTVFAGAEAAAEELGVNLTTLGAAEESDIAGQIAILENAVTQGPDAIVIAPTAFEPLGAPIERAAERVPIIKIDSAADTDAYTSFLTTDNFAAGQLAAEALAEAVEALHGAPEGEIAILTALPGVGSLTARDNGFRDGLTNYPGLREVANRFNNNDANQALSNTLDLLVAHPNLVGIFADNLPMGVGAGRAIAERGLEEQVAVVAFDADEQEIAFLQGGQIKALVVQNPYRMGYEGVKTAVAAARGEEVEREIDTGVTIVTLENFDTPEVQALLYPETRE
- a CDS encoding carbohydrate ABC transporter permease, which encodes MVGANASFADRMFAWGNRALVGALVLSALYPLVYLLSASVSDPVAVASGEMWLWPVGFTLEGFREVLGHRGLMIGYRNTLFYTFAGTLLNLLITLPCAYALSRPELPGRRFVFALLLTTLLFHGGMVPTYLLVRDLGLLNTVWALLLPRAASAWHILVATTFFRTTISRDLQGAAELDGASPWRFFLTVVLPLSKPLVAVLALFYAVGHWNSYFDALLYLSERDLYPLQLVLRELLVQQGGAAAMADPSAAAALAERARAAEIIRYAAIVVASAPMLATFPFVQRFFVQGTLVGSLKDG
- a CDS encoding sulfatase family protein; this encodes MLPNILYLHSHDTGRYVQPYGAPIATPNLQRLAEQGVMFRDAHAAAPTCSPSRAGLLTGMTPHNAGMMGLAHRGWRLRDYRTHLIHTLHAAGYTSALAGVQHLAPDPGGARRIGYHRQLPSRGLLAEDILPAALRYLRHPPKRPFFLSVGFVETHFMPEGGFGHGTGDPRYVRPPAPLPDAPPVRQDLADFARSVRALDEGIGALLAALERGALAENTLVLCTTDHGPPFPGMKGQLTLHGTGVMLLMRGPGGFTGGRVVDGLVSHLDVFPTLCELLRLPPPPWLQGRSLLPLVRGEVASLRDALFTESTHHVAYEPQRCVRTERYTYIRRFGGRARPVLVNCDDSRTKSLLLARGWRERAVPSEELFDRLYDPCETHNLASSAPPGVLEALRERLERWMRDTDDPLLEGEVPVPAGALERSPDEVSPKDPPG
- a CDS encoding ABC transporter substrate-binding protein; translated protein: MVAEPLTLSVMGSRSPLQSPWEELKLFRVLEAQTGIRLVFDTPIDDAYEERKNLAFASGSLPDVFFGGRLSPADEVTYGSQGLLLPLEALIAEHAPNLAQLLAERPDLRRAITTPDGHIYALPAVTAGFGVYPKLWINAAWLDALGLAMPRTTDELYEVLRAFQTGDPNGNGEADEIPISSTSLEGWPLDDLRPGLLAAFGFSVGYGRALFDVADGRVRFVPAEPAFYEYLAFVHRLYRDGLLDPDAFTQDLTALAAKGAADRLGAFTAAGPFLVVGPERNETFRQLLPLTSAVNATPMWPRTSAYVRGTFAISHTNPDPAATMRWVDRFYDLEGALLLVHGVYGEDWVYTPSGGIARLYPEGENPELYRAATLTPDAGSQLPHNREPVFALAQIDLAQTNPLNFYIAEQTALLEPYAAPTLPPLYFTPDEQRELSALLLELERFTQSAEAGFITGQRPLDTWEAYLETLRRIGLERVLALYTAAYERYLAAGAAE